In Thermodesulfobacteriota bacterium, the genomic window GAGATTTCCTCCGGCATCGGGATCTGGCGGACCAGCTCCCCGGTATCCTTGTCGAACACCTTGACCACGATCTGGTGAAGCTCCTTCTCGAATTCGATGCGCAGCTTGCGGTCCGCCACGGGCTCCACGTTCAGGGCATCGCGCAGCACTTCCTGGACCGTGGCGAAATCCGGCTCCTTCCCTGCCGCGCCCCTTTCCGGGGCCGCGGCCCTTCCGCCGGCCGCGGGCAGGGACGAAGCCGGCAGCGGGGATGCGGGCACGATGATGTCGGTCTTCACGTCCATTTGAGCCACCCGTCACCGGGGGGAAGGGGAGACCCCCTCCCCCCGATCGTCTACGTCCTTACTGCAGAAGCTGGAGAGCCGCCTGCGGCAGCACGTTGGCCTGGGCCACCATCGCGTTCGCGGCCTGGACGAGGATCTGGTTCCTCGTGAACTGCGCCGCTTCGTACGCGAAGTCCGCGTCCCGGATCGCCGAGTCCGCGGCCGTGAGGTTCTCCGAGGTGACCCGCAGGTTCGAGATCGTGGATTCCAGCCGGCTCATGACGGCGCCGAGCTCGCCGCGGGCCGCCGCGACCGTGCCGATGGCGCTGGTGACCATGTCGAGGTTCGACTGGGCGTGCGCCACCGTGCTGATGTCCGCCATCAGGCTGAGCTTGGAGGAGTTGACGGCCGCCATGCCGCTGAAGAAGGTGATCCGGTCGTTGGCCGCCACGTTCTGGAACCCGACCTGCAGGGTGACGCCGGTCGTGCTCATCGAGCCGTCCAGCAGCTTCGCGCCGTTGAACTCGGTGGCGTTGGCGATACGGTCGATCTCGGTCTTCAGCTGCTGGTATTCCTTGTCCAGGGTGATCCGCTCGGCATTGCCGAGGGTGCCGTTCGCGGCCTGCTCCGCCAGTTCCCGCATACGGCCGAGGATGTTCCCCATTTCCGAGAGGCCGCCCTCGGTGGTTTGCGCCATGGAGATGCCGTCCTGGGAGTTGCGGATCGCGACCGAGATGCTGCGGATCTGGGACCGCAGCTTTTCGGAGATCGCCAGCCCGGCGGCGTCGTCCTTCGCGCTGTTGATGCGGAGGCCCGAGGACAGCCGCTGCACCGAGGTGCCGAGCTGGGCATTGTTCGCGGCCAGGTTTCTCTGCGCGGACAGGGAAGCGATGTTGGTGTTGATGACAAGAGCCATGGTTCATTCCTCCATGAATTTTTTTTCGGGCGTCCATGCCCGGTCTCGAAGCCGCGGCCTCTTCGGCCCGCGAGCGTTTCGGCTGTATCGCCGGTCCCATCCCCCGGCGTCCGTTTCCCCCCTCCTCCCCAGCCTTAGTCTCGAACGGCCTCTGCACTTATTTATCGGTTGGGCCCCCCAAACCTTTAGGAAATTCCCGGGCGACCGGAGCCCCTTCCGGCGTCAATCCGGAGACGACCGCAAACCTACGTCAAAAAACCGACTGCCGCCGTCGTTCCTCCCGGCCTCGTCTGCTGCAAGTATCCTATAAATATGAAAAAAATATTGGGCATGCAATTTGCTGCCTATTTCGACATTCCCGATTCGCGGAGGGAAGGACCATGAGGCCGGCGGTACGCTTCAACCGATGAAACGCTTTCCCGAAGACTTCCTGCTTCGCGACGGCGTCTGGCATCCTCTCGTCGAGGACCCGATCGCGTATTCCGACGGCGACGCGCCGGAAGCGTATCTCCGGCAGACCCTGGAGGGGGCGGCCGACCTTTCGTCCTGCTCCCGGGAGCTGCAGCTGGCCATCAGGGACTGGCCATCGGAATATCACCTCTCACCGCTCCGGGCCAATATCCTCCGGCCACTGGGGATCGGAAAGGACGCCAGGGTGCTGGAGCTGGGATGCGGGTGCGGCGCGGTCACCCGATACCTCGGCGAAAGCGCCGGACGCGTCGTCGCGGTCGAGGGAAGCCCCGTCCGGGCGCGGCTCGCCCGGATGCGCTGCAGGGAGCTGGACAACGTCGAGGTCGTCGCCTGCAACTTCGACGACATGGATCCCAAGGGGCCGTTCGACATCGTGACGCTGATCGGGGTCCTCGAATACGCCGGCATGTACTGGCGGCGGGCCGGGGACCCGTTCGAGGGGGCGCTCCGGTTCGCCCGGGGGCTCCTCGCGCCGGACGGCGTGCTGGTCGTCGCCATCGAGAACAGGCTGGGCATGAAGTATTTTTCGGGATGCACCGAGGACCACCTGGGAAAGCCGTTTTCCGGCATCGAGGGATATCCCGCCCCCGGCGGCCCGCGCACCTTCGGCCGGCGGGAGCTCGTGGAGCTGGCGGAGCGGTGCGGCCTCCCGGAGACCGAGCTGCTTCTCCCCTTCCCGGACTACAAGCTCCCCTCCTCCTTCCTCAACGCACGCTTCGCCTCGGCGCGGGAATGCCGGGAGTACAACCTGGTCGACTGGTGCGGGGAGCCGTTCCGGGACTACACCCGTGAGCGGGAGCACCATTTCAGCGATCAGCTCGCCCTCTGCTCCGCGGCGGACGCCGGCCTGCTCCCGGAATTCTCCAACTCGTTCCTCCTCCTGGCTGCGGCGAAACCGATCGGCGCGGACTCGCCGGTCCGGCGGCCGGACTTCGTCGCACAGCGGTTCAATCTCCTTCGCTCCCCGGAGTTCCGGACCGTCACAACCCTCGCCGTGAAGAACGGGGCCCCCGTCCTCTCCAAGGCGCGGGCGGGCGACCACCCGCCGCTCCCGGATTCGCCGGTGACGCTTTCGGCGGAGCAGGGGATCCCCTTCATCCCCGGAGGCAGGTCGCTCTTTCTGGAGATGCTGCGTGCGGCCCGGCGCGACGACGGGGGGGAGGAGCTCGTGCGTCTCGTCGCACGGTGGGTCGCTTATCTGCGCGGGCGCGCGCTCCCGGGAACGGAGCTCCTCCCGCCCGACCATATCGACTGCCAGCCGGGGAACCTGATCCTGGACCCGTCCGGCGCGCTTCGCTACATCGACGACGAATGGCGCTGGCACGATCCGGTCCCCATGGACTGGGTGCTGTACCGCGGCCTCTTCGACTTCTGGCACCGGTGCCGGCAATGGGTCGTCCGCTTCCTGCCGCAACCGGACCCGGTCCTCGGCGATTTTATCGGCTGGGCGCTCCCGGCGTCCGGCGCATCGATCGGAGGCGAACGCCTCGAGGAGCTGGCGAACATGGAGAAAGCGCTCCAATCGGCGATCTTCCCTTTCCGGCGGCCCGCGGCGCCCTTAAGCGAAGAAGAGGCGTCGGTCGCCCGGGTCGAGGAGCTGTTCGGCGCCGGGGAGCTCCTCCCCGCGCTGACCCTCGCCGGCGACATCGCGAAAAGGCATCCGCGGAACGCGACGAACTGGAACAACCTCGGCGTGATCCTGAACCGCCTGGAAAAGACCGACGAGGCGAGGGAATGCCTCCGCATCGCCCTTTCCCTGGACCCCGGACTGGCGGACGCGTCGGCCAACCTCGAGGCGATGGGGGAAGGCGCCCCCGCGACGAAGGAAGCCGCGCCGGGGAGCGACGGCTTCCGCGTCGTGGCGATCGTCGCCGCGTACAACGAGGGCGACGTGATCCGGCACGCGATCGGCGACCTGATCGCGCAGGGGATCGAGGTCTACCTCATCGACAACTGCTCCACCGACGACACGGTCGCGCAGGCCTCCGCCTGGCTGGGCAAGGGGCTGATCCGCATCGAGCGGTTCCCCGACGACGCGGGGTACCCGGCGGAGCTGCGGCACCGGTACGCGTGGAAGGAGATCCTCCGGAGGAAGGAGGAGGTCGCGGCGACGCTTCGGGCCGACTGGTTCATCCATCACGACGCGGACGAGTTCCGCGAATCGCCCTGGCCCGGCCTCACCCTGAAGGAGGCGATCCGGGTCGCGGACGCCATGGGCTACAACGCCCTCCAGTTCGCCGTCTTCAACTTCAAGCCCGTGGACGACGGGTTCGTCCCCGGCACCGACGTCCGCGAGCACATGAAGCACTACCTTCCGCTGCCCGAGCACGCCAGCCACGCCCAGGTCAAGGCGTGGAAGAACCTCGGGGTACGGCCGGAGATCGTCGAGAGCGGCGGGCACGACATCCTTTTCGAGGGGCGCAGGATCTTCCCCACCCGGTTCCTCCTGAGGCACTATCCCGTCCGGGGGCAGCGCCACGGCGAGAAGAAGGTGTTCGAGGACAGGAAGCGCCGGTTCTCCCCGGCGGAGCGGGAGCACGGCTGGCACCGGCAGTACGACCACATCGAGGACAGGGGCCACGACTTCCTCTGCGATCCCGCCGGGCTGCACCTGTATGACCCCGACGCGGCCCGCCTCCAGATCCTCTCCTACCAGACGTTCTCGCTGTCCGAGAAGGTCCTGGGCGAGGAGACGGTGGGCCGGCTCGTCCGGGAGGGCTGGTACGACCGGAGGGCGCTCCGCGTCGAGCGGGAGATCCTGAAGATCTGGTAGGGCGGAAGGCGGGGGGACGGGAGCGGGCATGGACCACGGAACGATGGAGATCACGACGGTCGTCGGCTGCGGGGTGCGCTGCCGGTACTGCCCGCAGGGCCGGCTCGTCGCCCGGTACCGAGGCATGTCCGGCGTCCCGAAAATGAGCTTCGACCTGTTCCGCGATTGCCTGCGGAAGATCCCCCCCGGGGTGCGGATCGATTTCTCGGGGATGGCCGAGCCGTGGACCCACCCCGAGTGCACCCGCATGCTGCTGCACGCTGCGGAGGAGGGGCGGAAGATCGCAGTTTACACCACGCTGAAGGGGATGACGCACCGGGATTTCGACGCTCTCCGGGAGGTCGAATACGACTACTTCGTGATCCATGTCCCGGACGCGCTCGGCAATTCCGACCTTCCGGTAAACGACGTATACCTGGGGCTGCTCGATCGGGTCGTGCGGCATCCGTTGAACGTCACGGGGGAGCGCCAGTTCTCCTGCCACGGGCCGTTGCACCCGTCCGTCCGTCCGATCGTCGACGGCGCGTTCCCCGTCTTCGACACGTTGATCGACCGCGCCGGGAACGTGCGGGAGAGCGGGTTGCAGGCCTGTTCGCACGCGGGGCGGATCACCTGCGGACGTGCGGGAGACCGCCTGAACCACAACGTTCTCCTTCCCGACGGGACCGTGCTCCTTTGCTGCATGGACTACAACATGGAGCACATCCTGGGGAATCTGGCCGTTCAGGAGTACGTGGAACTGCTGGAGAGCACGGCCTCCCGGTCGGTTCTGAGATCGCTGGAAGAAGAAGGGGAACCGCTCTCGCTTTGCCGGAGATGCTCCGCCGCGGTGGGTATGGGGAACCGGGAGGCCGACCTGGTCGGGAGAGTCGAGAGACTCTACCTCTCGGGAGAGACCGCCTCCGCACTGCGCCTGGCCCGCGACATCGCGCGAAAGCATCCGGGGAACGCGACGAACTGGAACAACCTCGGGGTGATCCTCGACGGCCTCGGGAAAAAGGGGGAGGCGGCGGAGTGCTTCCGGATCGCCCTTTCGCTGGACGGCAGCCTCGGGGACGCCTTGGCCAACCTGGAGGCGCTGGGGATTTCCCCCCAGGCGGCCACCACCCTCAGACCGCTGCCCGCGTGCGCGCCGCCTGCGTCTTCCCGAGCATCCGGATGAAGCCGTCCAGGATGGCGGAATCGTAGCTCTGCCGCTCCACCTTCATCTGCATCAGGGCCTGGAACGGCGTCCCGGCGTCCTTGTACGGCCGGTTCGTCGTCATCGCGTCGTAGCAGTCGGCGATCGCGCAGATCCGGCCGAAGAGCGAGATCTCCCCTCCCGTGAGCCGGTTGGGATACCCCGTGCCGGAAAGCCGCTCGTGGTGCTGGAGGACGACCATGCGGGACTCCGCGGGGACAGCGTCGGAGGCGTCGAAGGTCTTCGCCCCTTCGACGACGTGGGTCTTCATGATCTCGTACTCCCGCTCGTTCAGCCGGCCGGGCTTGTTCAGGATCTCTGCCGGGATCGCGCTCTTCCCGACGTCGTGGAGCAGCGCCCCGATACCGAGAACGTGCACGTCGCTACGGGCCAGGCCGCAGGCGACCCCGATGCCGGCGCAGAGAACGGCGACGTTCACCGAGTGAGTATAGGTGTACTGGTCGTAGCTGTTCAGCATGATGAGGTCGAACAGGATGTCCTGGTTGCTCAGGATGCACTCCGTCAGGTCGGAGACGATCTTCATGCCTTTCTTGATGTTCTCCCCGCTCCGGGGGTTCTCCAGCAGGTCCTTGACGATCGTCTTCGACTTCTCCTTGATGGCGACCGCCTGGATCTTCTGCTTTTCCTCCCCGGAGGCGGCGTCGCGCGCCATGTCCGACACGACGGAATCCAGAAAAAGCTGATACCGCGCGATGTCCTCGTTCCGGATGACGAAGTCCCCGCGCATCGCCGCGAGCCCGCCGGGAATGGTCCCGAAGCCCTGCTCCGACGGGTCAACCAGCGGCGTGAGCCGCAGGTCGTAGAGCCGGTAGATCCCGAAATCGACCCGCTTCCCCTGGACCAGGAAGGTCCGGTCGATCTGGTAGTACTGTTGCTTGTGCGCGATGTATTCCTGCACCGTCTCGGGGTCTTCGGGATTCGCGGGCGTTTCGACGGAGGTCCTGTGGAGGTACAGGTCGAGCTCCCGGGCGTCGCGCGCGTCGACGTACACCTCGCCGACGCCGGCGCGCCGGAGCTCGGCCCTCTCCCCGGGGCCGTAAAGGGTCCCCGCGGAGTACAGTTTGGTGAAGACGTTCCCCTCGTTGATGAAGACGTCGAACGGCAGACGGGTCCCGACGGCCAGCCCCTCGGCGGGGAACGCCTTCCGGGACCCGTATACGTAAACCTTGTACGACATGCCGCCCCTCGCCCCCTCTTTCCCTACGGCGCCGGCTTCCCCGCACCCCGGTTCATGGAATAGACGAACGCAAGGATCTCCGCGACCGCCTTGTAAAGGTCGGGCGGGATCTCGCGGTACAGGTCGAGCGAAGCGAGCACCCGGACCAGCTCCCGGTCCTCCCGGATCGGGATCCCGTGCCTCCGCGCGGTCTCGAGGATCTTATCGGCAACCGCCCCTTTTCCCTTAGCGACGATTTTCGGGGCGGCGTCCTTCCCCCGCTCGTACCGCAGCGCCGCCGCCTCCCGGGGCCCGTTCTTCATGTTCATGCCTCCAGGTCGATCCCGTCCGCGGAGGGGACGCCGAACGCGACGCGCTCCCGCCGCTGGACCGCGAGCGCCGAAAGGGCCAGCCCCGCCTCCCGGAACCGCTTCCCGACCTCATCGGAGCGCGAGGCCAGGAGGGCGCGGGTCTCCTCGCTTTCGGGAGAAAGCGAGACGAAGAAGGAGCCGTCGTACATCGTCACCGAGACCGCCAGCTTTCCGATGGGGGCCAGGTCGAGGTTCATCGTGCACGTGTACGACTGCCCCTTCCCCCGGTCCCTCCTCCGGAACAGGATCTCGCCGTCCTCGAGCTCCTCCCAATCGAGCGCGAGCGGGGCGTGGAGGACGCCGTGGACGGCGGAGGAGACCTGGTACGACTCGATCGTGGAGAGCATCCCGTCGACCTTCACCGCCGTCTCTCCCGGGCTGATCCCCGACCCCCGCACCGCCGCCGAGCCGCCGAGCTCCCGCATCGCCTGGCCGACGCGCAATAGCGCTTCCTTCCGGTCGGCCGACCGGGGAACGCCTTCCGCCTCCAGGGCGAGCTTCGTCTCGAGCAGAACACCGGACCCCTCCACCGCCTCCCTCAGGCCCTCGCCCGTGAGCCGCTCCATGCCGGGAGCGCCTTCCAGGCGGGAGAAGCCCGGGATCGCCGACTTCACGGATTCGGGGAAGGCGCGGAACGTCTGCTGCGCCCGCCTCGCATCGGAGGCCGGCGCCCGGGTCCCGGCCGGGTCCGGCGACCGTCCGCTCTCCCGGTCGGCCGTTCCGAGGAACTGCAGCGAGATCTCGCCGTCCCCGTCGGTCACCTTGAGGAGGACGCACTCCCCCGCGTCGAGGGGGACCCGCGTCCGGGCGGACACGACGGCGCTTTCCCCGGACTCCTTCGTGATGCGGATCGATACGGTCCCGTCGGCCATGAGGGTCAGCACGTCGGCCTTGACGACGTCGCCGATCTTCAGCCGAAGGGCGCCTCCCGAAGAGGCCGCGAAGGTCAGCGCGTTCTCGATCCGGGCGATGCCGTCGATCCTGGGGAGGGATCCGGGGAAAACGGGGGGAAACGGAAAGGGGAACACGGGGCGTTCAGGCCCTGTCGATGACGGCCTGCACTCCGAGCATGCGGTTGGAATTGATCGCGAGGGGACCGTTGAGGTTCGCGATGACCTTGTCGCCTTCGACCCGCAACATCAAAAGGACCGCCAGCTCCTCCTCGCTTTCGATCTGGAGGAACCGCACGACGTCCTCGCCGAGGGTGATCTCCCCGTCGCCCGCGATCGTCTTCGGGTCCGTCACGATGAAGGCGACATCGGGATCCTCCACCGACTGGAGCCATTTCAGCGGGGTGTCCTTATAATCGATGAGGACGTACCGGTTCAGGGCGGGAAACCCGAGCAGGCCGACCGGAAAGCGGATGATCCTGTCTTCGCCGACTTCGAGGGGACCGAACCGGGACGTCGCGAAAGAGACCATCTATTTCACCTTGTCCTTCAGCTTCCTGAAATCGTCGGGCGTCAGCCCGGACGACACGATGTTTTCCGACTTGATCTTCTCGTAGATCTCCGCCCGGTAGATCCGGACGGCGGGGGGCGCGCTGATGCCGATCTGCACCTGGTTCCCGCGGATGGCCAGCACCGTCACCGTGATGTCGTCGCCGATCTTGAACGCTTCATCCGACTTCCTTGTCAGAACGAGCATTCCCCCCCCTGTCCCTTCCTGTGTCTATCCTCCTCCTGCGGCGTCAGTATACAGCGATTCCCGTCAGTCGAGGAAATCGAGGAGCGACTGCGAGAGCATTTTCGCCGTCGCCGCCTGGATCGCCTCGAGCACCGTGCCCGCCTTGGCGAGGTCGCTGGCGGTCGCGACGATGTCCGCGCCCTCCACGGAGGCGAGCGATTCCTCGGTCAGGAGATTCCGGTCCTCGAGCCGCGTCCCCTGGTCCTCGAGCCGGTTGAGCCGCGCGCCCAGGTCGGCCCGGACGTTGTTCACATGATCCTCCATGGCGTCGATCGGCGAGAGCAGCGCGGAGATCCTCAGCGTGTCGTTTCCCTCCATCGCCGAACACAGCAGGTCGGTCATCTCCATCGCGTTGTCGAAGGAGAACGAATCTAGGACCGTCGTGTCGTCGGAATCGCGGATCTCGACCGTGATCGTCGTACCGCTTCCGGGAATGTAGTGGGCATAGCGCCCGTCGGCGATCTCGACGACCTCCTCCGACGAAAGGGAATACCCGAAGGCGGCCGCCCCGGTGACGTTCTTCGGAATCAGCACGCCGTCGCCGACCGCCATGTTGACCGCCCCTGCGTCGCCCTGGTAGGCGTAGGAAGCGTCGAACGCGGGAGCGTCGGTCCGGAAGCCCGAGAAGAGGTACCGGCTCCCGGCCTTGCTGTTGGCCAGCGACAGGATCTGGTCCCGGAGCTGGCCGACCTCCTCCGCGAGCGCCGCCCGGGAGGACGCCCCCGTCGAATCGCTCGCCCCCTGGACCGCCAGCGCCCGCACCCGGGTCAGGGCGGTGTTGACCGAGGACAGCGCGGACTCCGCGGCCGTGATGGCGCTCGTCGCGTCGGAGACGTTGCCCAGGTACCGCTCGCCCGCGGCGATGGATACCTTGTAGTCCATCGCCCGGGAGATCCCCGTCACGTCGTCCGACGGCTTGTTGATCCGCTTCCCCGAGGAGATCTGCTCGTTCAGCCGGTACAGCTCCGAGAGCGACCGCATCAGGGAGTCGGTGGACTGGCGATACATCTGCTGCGTGGAGATCCTCATAACGAGAGCACCGTCTGGAGGAGCTCGTCCGTGACCGAGATCAGGCGCGCCGCCGCCTCGAAGGCCCGCTGATAGACGATGAGGCTCGTCGCCTCCTCGTCGAGCGACACGCCCGACGCGGAATCGCGCTGGTTGGCGAGCTCCGTGTGGAGGTTCGCGTCGAACGTCTGCAGGTCCGAGGCGTCCGCCGCCATCGAGCCGACCGACGTCACGAGCCCCGCGTAATATCCGGAGACCGTCGCGTTCCCGAGAGTGGATACGCCCGCGTCGGCGAGCGCCGCGATCCGCAGCGCGTTCCGGTTGTCGCCCGGCAGGGAGGACGCGGCGTCCGCCGCGGCGATCTCGTCGGTATCGGAAATCGAGACGCCGAAATTCGACACCGCGCCCGCGAGGGGGCTCACCGAGAACGAGTCGCCCGCGGCGACCGTGCCGGTCAGCGTGACCGAGATGCCGTCGAAGGCGATGGGGCTGCCCGAGGAGAACGTCCCCGTCGCGACGGTTGCGCCGGTGTCCCGGTTCTTCACGGTGTAGGCGCCGCCGGCCCCGATGGTCACGTCGTACTCGGAAAGCGTCAGGGCGCCCGGGTCCGTGATCGAAGCCGCGGTCACGTCCGCCCCGGCGGACGCGTCCGTGGAGGACAGCGTCAGGGGCGAGAAGAAATCGTTTCCCGTCGAGCCGTCGAGGCCGTACCCGCCGCGGTGGAGCGCGTTGATCTCCACCGTCAGCGCGGCGGCGAGGCGGCGGAGCCCCTTCAGCGGCCCCGATTCGATCGCGGTCCGCGCGTCGAGCAGACCGCTCACCCGCCCCTTCCCGATCCGGGGAGCGACGTCCACGCCGTCGATCTCGAGGCGGACGGCCCCCGACGGGTCGGCGGAGGCCGTCATCCCGTTGACCCGCGTGCCGTCGACGAGGTTGCGCATCCCGACGACGACGGTCAGCGATCCGTCCTCGTCCTCCCGGGTGCTGAGTTGAACGAGGTCCGCCAGCTCGGTCACGAGGGCGCCCCGCGCGTCGCGCAGGTCGTTCGCGGACGTGCCGGAGTCCCCGGCCTCGACCCGCACGATCTGCTCGTTGAGACGCGCGATCCCGTCCGCGAGCCGGTTGACTTCCCCGGCGATGTCGGCGATCTCGTCGTCGATCTCGCCGATCGTGTCCAGCAGGTCCTGCTCCATCTGCTTCGCGGCGGATACCAGCGATTCGGCGTCCGAGAGCAGGACCGTCCGCTTCGCCGCGTCGTCGGGGGACGAGGTGAGCGACTGCCAGGAGCCGAAGAACGCCTCGATGCTCTCCGAGAGCCCGACCCCCGCCGCGTCGTTGAACACCTGCTCCACCTGGGACAGGACCTCGTTCAAAGCGGTCGACCTGCCGAGGTTCTGCCGTTGGCCTAGGAGCTGCCCCTCGACGAATCGGGCGTAGCTCCGCTTGACGGCGGCGATCGACACGCCCCGGCCGATGTACCCGCTCGAATTGGCCGCCGGCGTGGCGATCTCGAGGACCACCTCCTGGCGGGTGTATCCGGACGTATTGACGTTGGCGATGTTGTGGCCCGTGACGTTCAGCGCGGTCTGGCTGGCGAACAGCGCGGACTTCCCGACGTTCAGGAGGTTCATCAGGGACATGTCACGTCTCCCGCGACAGGAGCGTCCCGGTGGCGGCGGTTTCCGTCCGCCGTCCGCCGAACGCGTTGAAGAACGCCGTGGCCGTCCGCACGCCGCTCAGGGAGCGGTCGACGAGGTGGCGGTTGAAGCCGTTCAGGTCCTCGATGCTCTGGACCAGCGAGACGAGCTTGAGACGGATCCCGGAAAGCTCGGCGTCGCCTGTCCGCTCCGCGATGGCCCGGAGAGTCAGCTCGCCGTCGCGCGGCTCCGGCCACTCCGCCGAGAGCGCCCCGGCAAGCCGCTGCCGTTCCTCTTCCAGAAGGCGCATGCGGAAGAGGAGAGTGTCCTTCTCCTTCGCGAGCCCCTCCACCGCCTTCGCGTCCAGTTCGATGAGGTGGGTCCTCTCCTTCTGGAGGAGGCCCACCAGCGATTTGCAGCACGCCTCCTGCTCCCGCAGGATGGCTTTCATGGAAGCCAGGGTGCTCATACGATCTCGTCGATCATCCTCCCAGCGATCTTGTCGGGGTCCGGAACGTATTTCCCGGTTTCGATCAAGTTCCTGATTTCACTTACCTTCTCCTGCCGGATCTCCGGGAGGGCGTTCAGGATCCCCCGGAGGTCCGCAATCTCCTTCGCGCCGCCCGACAGGTCGACCCGGTCGGAGACGGCCGCCTCCCTTTTCCCTTCCAACTTGCTGTTTTTGCTCGCGTTACCGATTCTGACGACATCCGCGTTCT contains:
- a CDS encoding flagellin, which translates into the protein MALVINTNIASLSAQRNLAANNAQLGTSVQRLSSGLRINSAKDDAAGLAISEKLRSQIRSISVAIRNSQDGISMAQTTEGGLSEMGNILGRMRELAEQAANGTLGNAERITLDKEYQQLKTEIDRIANATEFNGAKLLDGSMSTTGVTLQVGFQNVAANDRITFFSGMAAVNSSKLSLMADISTVAHAQSNLDMVTSAIGTVAAARGELGAVMSRLESTISNLRVTSENLTAADSAIRDADFAYEAAQFTRNQILVQAANAMVAQANVLPQAALQLLQ
- a CDS encoding methyltransferase, which codes for MKRFPEDFLLRDGVWHPLVEDPIAYSDGDAPEAYLRQTLEGAADLSSCSRELQLAIRDWPSEYHLSPLRANILRPLGIGKDARVLELGCGCGAVTRYLGESAGRVVAVEGSPVRARLARMRCRELDNVEVVACNFDDMDPKGPFDIVTLIGVLEYAGMYWRRAGDPFEGALRFARGLLAPDGVLVVAIENRLGMKYFSGCTEDHLGKPFSGIEGYPAPGGPRTFGRRELVELAERCGLPETELLLPFPDYKLPSSFLNARFASARECREYNLVDWCGEPFRDYTREREHHFSDQLALCSAADAGLLPEFSNSFLLLAAAKPIGADSPVRRPDFVAQRFNLLRSPEFRTVTTLAVKNGAPVLSKARAGDHPPLPDSPVTLSAEQGIPFIPGGRSLFLEMLRAARRDDGGEELVRLVARWVAYLRGRALPGTELLPPDHIDCQPGNLILDPSGALRYIDDEWRWHDPVPMDWVLYRGLFDFWHRCRQWVVRFLPQPDPVLGDFIGWALPASGASIGGERLEELANMEKALQSAIFPFRRPAAPLSEEEASVARVEELFGAGELLPALTLAGDIAKRHPRNATNWNNLGVILNRLEKTDEARECLRIALSLDPGLADASANLEAMGEGAPATKEAAPGSDGFRVVAIVAAYNEGDVIRHAIGDLIAQGIEVYLIDNCSTDDTVAQASAWLGKGLIRIERFPDDAGYPAELRHRYAWKEILRRKEEVAATLRADWFIHHDADEFRESPWPGLTLKEAIRVADAMGYNALQFAVFNFKPVDDGFVPGTDVREHMKHYLPLPEHASHAQVKAWKNLGVRPEIVESGGHDILFEGRRIFPTRFLLRHYPVRGQRHGEKKVFEDRKRRFSPAEREHGWHRQYDHIEDRGHDFLCDPAGLHLYDPDAARLQILSYQTFSLSEKVLGEETVGRLVREGWYDRRALRVEREILKIW
- the csrA gene encoding carbon storage regulator CsrA; protein product: MLVLTRKSDEAFKIGDDITVTVLAIRGNQVQIGISAPPAVRIYRAEIYEKIKSENIVSSGLTPDDFRKLKDKVK
- a CDS encoding flagellar protein FlaG translates to MDVKTDIIVPASPLPASSLPAAGGRAAAPERGAAGKEPDFATVQEVLRDALNVEPVADRKLRIEFEKELHQIVVKVFDKDTGELVRQIPMPEEISIAKGLREAIRRMAGDQTGIAVSQEV
- the flgL gene encoding flagellar hook-associated protein FlgL, yielding MRISTQQMYRQSTDSLMRSLSELYRLNEQISSGKRINKPSDDVTGISRAMDYKVSIAAGERYLGNVSDATSAITAAESALSSVNTALTRVRALAVQGASDSTGASSRAALAEEVGQLRDQILSLANSKAGSRYLFSGFRTDAPAFDASYAYQGDAGAVNMAVGDGVLIPKNVTGAAAFGYSLSSEEVVEIADGRYAHYIPGSGTTITVEIRDSDDTTVLDSFSFDNAMEMTDLLCSAMEGNDTLRISALLSPIDAMEDHVNNVRADLGARLNRLEDQGTRLEDRNLLTEESLASVEGADIVATASDLAKAGTVLEAIQAATAKMLSQSLLDFLD
- a CDS encoding SPASM domain-containing protein, which translates into the protein MDHGTMEITTVVGCGVRCRYCPQGRLVARYRGMSGVPKMSFDLFRDCLRKIPPGVRIDFSGMAEPWTHPECTRMLLHAAEEGRKIAVYTTLKGMTHRDFDALREVEYDYFVIHVPDALGNSDLPVNDVYLGLLDRVVRHPLNVTGERQFSCHGPLHPSVRPIVDGAFPVFDTLIDRAGNVRESGLQACSHAGRITCGRAGDRLNHNVLLPDGTVLLCCMDYNMEHILGNLAVQEYVELLESTASRSVLRSLEEEGEPLSLCRRCSAAVGMGNREADLVGRVERLYLSGETASALRLARDIARKHPGNATNWNNLGVILDGLGKKGEAAECFRIALSLDGSLGDALANLEALGISPQAATTLRPLPACAPPASSRASG
- the fliW gene encoding flagellar assembly protein FliW; protein product: MVSFATSRFGPLEVGEDRIIRFPVGLLGFPALNRYVLIDYKDTPLKWLQSVEDPDVAFIVTDPKTIAGDGEITLGEDVVRFLQIESEEELAVLLMLRVEGDKVIANLNGPLAINSNRMLGVQAVIDRA
- a CDS encoding flagellar hook-length control protein FliK; this translates as MFPFPFPPVFPGSLPRIDGIARIENALTFAASSGGALRLKIGDVVKADVLTLMADGTVSIRITKESGESAVVSARTRVPLDAGECVLLKVTDGDGEISLQFLGTADRESGRSPDPAGTRAPASDARRAQQTFRAFPESVKSAIPGFSRLEGAPGMERLTGEGLREAVEGSGVLLETKLALEAEGVPRSADRKEALLRVGQAMRELGGSAAVRGSGISPGETAVKVDGMLSTIESYQVSSAVHGVLHAPLALDWEELEDGEILFRRRDRGKGQSYTCTMNLDLAPIGKLAVSVTMYDGSFFVSLSPESEETRALLASRSDEVGKRFREAGLALSALAVQRRERVAFGVPSADGIDLEA
- a CDS encoding HD-GYP domain-containing protein, with product MSYKVYVYGSRKAFPAEGLAVGTRLPFDVFINEGNVFTKLYSAGTLYGPGERAELRRAGVGEVYVDARDARELDLYLHRTSVETPANPEDPETVQEYIAHKQQYYQIDRTFLVQGKRVDFGIYRLYDLRLTPLVDPSEQGFGTIPGGLAAMRGDFVIRNEDIARYQLFLDSVVSDMARDAASGEEKQKIQAVAIKEKSKTIVKDLLENPRSGENIKKGMKIVSDLTECILSNQDILFDLIMLNSYDQYTYTHSVNVAVLCAGIGVACGLARSDVHVLGIGALLHDVGKSAIPAEILNKPGRLNEREYEIMKTHVVEGAKTFDASDAVPAESRMVVLQHHERLSGTGYPNRLTGGEISLFGRICAIADCYDAMTTNRPYKDAGTPFQALMQMKVERQSYDSAILDGFIRMLGKTQAARTRAAV
- a CDS encoding EscU/YscU/HrcU family type III secretion system export apparatus switch protein, whose protein sequence is MKNGPREAAALRYERGKDAAPKIVAKGKGAVADKILETARRHGIPIREDRELVRVLASLDLYREIPPDLYKAVAEILAFVYSMNRGAGKPAP